In Sulfitobacter albidus, the following proteins share a genomic window:
- a CDS encoding HU family DNA-binding protein gives MATKPMTKTQLVAALAEEMDTDKKSAGAALEAVCDLITREVSGGGAVTLPGVGKIYCRERPERMVRNPATGEQFKKEADKVVKMTIAKALKDSVNG, from the coding sequence ATGGCCACTAAACCAATGACAAAAACCCAACTCGTCGCCGCATTGGCCGAAGAGATGGACACAGACAAGAAATCCGCAGGCGCAGCTCTTGAAGCCGTTTGCGATCTGATCACACGCGAAGTTTCCGGCGGCGGTGCCGTGACGCTTCCCGGCGTTGGCAAAATCTACTGCCGCGAACGCCCCGAGCGGATGGTGCGCAACCCCGCTACCGGCGAACAGTTCAAGAAAGAAGCGGACAAGGTCGTCAAGATGACGATCGCCAAGGCACTGAAAGACAGCGTCAACGGCTGA